Part of the Quercus robur chromosome 5, dhQueRobu3.1, whole genome shotgun sequence genome, catacatattttaaaaagttgtaaaattttttgagtCTCCAACTCAAGAAAGTCTAAAAACACcgcacacaaaaaataaaaattaaaaaaaataaaaataaaattgacactTGTTGATGTGacatattgttatttttaaattaaaaaaaattatacgaATGGTGAACTAAGATAAAAACTAGTGAATGTTTGCCAATTCAACAAATATGTAAAAGGTTGTTaaatctttttgaaaatttctaatccacaaaatttttcataactttttgTCACAATTGTGATATGGCAAAGTGTGATTGGTGAAGAGAAAATACTGAGTCTATATATAAATGATGGTTAACCACTCACACTTTGTCACGTTATAGtcgtagtaaaaaaaaaatggaataatttgtaatttaattttagaaCTATAactattctttcttctttttatttttcaaggtAAAATGCAAAATACACCCCTAATGTTTGGGGTTActtagattttacaccctgaaatttgaaaagctggattttacaccctgaaatttACTTCCGTTAGCAAAATTAGACCCTCCGTTAGTGGTTTGCTGATGTGTCCGTTAAGTGCCACATCATATTGTGACATTTGCTAGTTTGACCAATTAAATAGTAACATGTGTTATTAACTATTTAATGTctttaactaaaattaaaataaatctatattttttatagcATTTCTGATTTTAGAGACCCTTCcaaaatttgtacaaaataGTTCTGGAGCTATATATCCTATAGTCCCTCTTGCTCCCACCATTGATATGATGCAATCTTCTCTAGAGCATATTTTTGCAAGGCCAAAATCAGAAATCTTTGGGCAAAAGTTTTCATCCAAAAGAATGTTGTGAGGCTTTATATCAAAATGCAAGATTCGTGTGTTGCAACCTCTATGCAAGTATTCTAATCCCCAAGCAATACCAATTGCAATTTTATATGATGTTTCCCACGCCAATTGACAATCAACATTTGTGGAAAAATCTTTATATATGAACTTTTCAAGAGATCCATTTGGCATAAACTCATAGATCAGAGCTCTATTAGGATATTCAAAGCAAAAGCCCATAAGAGTGACAATGTTAACATGAGAGGTTCTACAAATGCTTGCAACCTCGTTTAGGAATTCCTCTCCATTACCTTTTGATTCTTTCAAAACTTTGATGGCCACAAAACGACCAGCTTTTAACTTTCCCATGTATACACCACCATAGCCCCATTGCCCCAGTTTATATTTGAAAGTGTTGGCCATTTTCTTTATATCTGAATAACTATATCTTCTAATACCAAGTGGACCGTGATTCCTTATAAAGGCCTCTACACTCTGATAGGTTAGAGTTTGCTTTTTCCAAAGACAAATAATTTTAGTAAATGAGAGATATCCCAAGAAGTAGCAAATTATGACCACCAGAACTCCAATTCAAGCAAATGAAGTGACTATAATCAAAGAATATATATCACAAAGTTATATGGTGCATAAAATAGTGTAGCTCAAATTGCTGGCTCAGAATCTCTTgaacttttaaaatttgaattcaattgtGGTAACACCAGACTagcaatgaagaaaaaaaaatgtaagaattACTTGGCATTGGAGTTAGGTTTGGTTTGATTGGAGAAGAAATTAGGAACATTAAAAGATTATCTATTGTTGGTCAAAAAAGATTATCTATTGTTGGTCAACAAAGATGCATCATTAATTGCgattgaaaatttgaagacATCTCTTTTAAAATCTTCTAATGGCTTCTCTGAATGAAAGATAATAGAGTAATTTGAAAACTTATCattgcatgaaaaatatattttggtaCATACTGTAAAGCTTTGATTATTAGCCATACTCGAGAAGAAAATCATGATAGCTTGTATTTGGCACTTAATatgtgttgaaaaataaaatatattacttGTAAGATGGAATAATTTAATTTCCTTGCAAACTAGAATATTTATTGCAACACGATATCTGATTGAAGAGGCATCTTCCCTAATGCTATCACTTGTACTACCCTGCTTCTATTATTCCCAgcacaacaaaaatttgaaactaattcGAATCAGGTAAAGCTACTTCGTTTAAGAGTGGATTACGGCATGGAGCAGAAATAGCAGCACATGTATAAGGAATATAACtacaaccaaaaaatataaagaaattggTGTCAAATGGGAGCTGACATATTTTCATGAATATATGTCAGTGTTTATCCAAACATTTTTACATTACTCTATACCCATAACTTTCGTACCTTTGGTACACTAATATTTTCCTTTGTTGTCAGTCTTACATTGACCCCCTTTGATATAACACTGGCGACAAACTTCAGTCACACGCACTTCAAGTAAAATCTCCGCAGATAACAATCTAAACAAGTCATTACTTTTATATTGCCCGTTCAATGGGAGCTGAATGATTGGACATTTAGGTGGAGTGAAGCTTAAATTATAATGTGGAGGACCATAATAGATGTCATAGTTACTGCAATTTGTTCTATTAAAACCTGTAGAGGAGGAATATTGAGAGTGCGGTTGCATTTGAACAGGGTCAGGTTGCCTGAGACTCGTTGAAAATAGATGAATGGAGAGCTGGGACTGGGAAGTGTCCAATTTTTTAAGGATTCGCAACTATTGAAATCCAACACAGACTGCAATTGTGGGTCCTTAATTTGTATGGTATTAGCCTTAGAGATGGTTTCAACATCGTACAGTACTGTTCCATCCCTCTCCAGTTTGATCTTCGGGGTTTTCATTTGATGTGGATCTCCGCAATCATGTAAGATGAGCAAACCGCATTCTGGGCTTGTGTCATTGGCGAATGGAAAATCAATCTTGCCGACTTTTCCGCAAACAGAGGGTGGACAGCCTGGGGGtatatctcttcttcttcagccgAATAAAGCAATACAAGGTgtgagagaaaaaggaaaacaaacagaaagacAGAAGCCATTCCAAGATTCCACTCACCACCAAGAATAATATCTTTACTCTAAATTAAaaccaagttctcctatcacgaggtgagagaaaattaagatcagaaaaaaagaaaaaaaaaaaaaaaaaaaggaggtagTCCATTACTGAGAGAAGTGGTGATCCCGTCTTGCTTACTGGGAAAGATGAAGCTTCCGGACCACCTTTTCCTGCCAGATAGCGTGCGATCACTCAGCAATGAACACTAACTGAAAGCGGCCGAAAGGAAACAGAGGCCATTCCACACCAGAGGCCATTCTATTTTCACAATGCTTTTTGACATGGAAATGGTATTCTTGTGGAAACGGGCAGGAAATCATACTGAACTATCCAATAGCATAAAACTTGGAAGTTTCTTCGACTCTTCTCTTCTCTGTAGTA contains:
- the LOC126728492 gene encoding PR5-like receptor kinase → MANTFKYKLGQWGYGGVYMGKLKAGRFVAIKVLKESKGNGEEFLNEVASICRTSHVNIVTLMGFCFEYPNRALIYEFMPNGSLEKFIYKDFSTNVDCQLAWETSYKIAIGIAWGLEYLHRGCNTRILHFDIKPHNILLDENFCPKISDFGLAKICSREDCIISMVGARGTIGYIAPELFCTNFGRVSKIRNAIKNIDLF